In the Juglans microcarpa x Juglans regia isolate MS1-56 chromosome 6D, Jm3101_v1.0, whole genome shotgun sequence genome, one interval contains:
- the LOC121235138 gene encoding ethylene-responsive transcription factor ERF027-like: MASSSTGKHPMYRGIRCRSSKWVSEIREPRKTTRIWLGTFPTPEMAAAAYDVAALALRGGDAVLNFPGLVGLYPVPASTSPLDIRSAAAAAAALKKPESSGNSGPRLQSRRNNHDNTAHEAGIKSGDEFVDEEAIFGMPNLLVDMAEGMLVSPPRINSSEDSPGDHNSDGGENLWSYF, encoded by the coding sequence ATGGCCTCAAGTTCCACCGGGAAACACCCAATGTATCGCGGAATCCGGTGCCGGAGCAGCAAGTGGGTCTCAGAAATCCGAGAGCCACGTAAGACCACACGCATATGGCTCGGCACATTCCCGACCCCGGAGATGGCTGCTGCCGCCTATGACGTGGCCGCGCTAGCACTAAGAGGCGGCGATGCGGTTCTCAACTTCCCAGGTTTAGTTGGTTTATACCCAGTTCCAGCCTCTACATCGCCCCTCGATATACGTAGCGCCGCCGCAGCAGCTGCCGCATTGAAGAAGCCGGAATCAAGTGGCAACTCGGGACCCAGGCTGCAGTCACGCCGCAACAATCATGATAATACCGCGCATGAAGCTGGTATAAAATCCGGAGATGAATTTGTGGATGAGGAAGCCATATTTGGAATGCCAAATTTGCTAGTGGACATGGCGGAGGGAATGCTGGTGTCTCCTCCGAGAATAAACTCATCGGAAGACTCGCCGGGAGATCATAATTCAGATGGTGGGGAAAACTTATGGAGCTATTTTTGA